The Fulvivirga ligni genome window below encodes:
- a CDS encoding response regulator produces MEALKKILLLEDDEFTRTITEAQLKKSGFEVESFEDLESVLDMKAEVYDLIISDRNIHGIDVEEAILSFRQRADVPLVILSQNDKQGDMADLYLKKPLNADKIEQLSKLISSDDVNIDRVKAFAMGDKQLIRSYIDTFTSTFKSELSLLEKEVLTEDAIVLKNRAHKMLSSVAYYGNKEINSILEKLETEASQMSSKERELAVIQVKNASVKLIESLEKKVLTL; encoded by the coding sequence ATGGAAGCATTGAAAAAAATACTTCTGCTGGAAGATGATGAATTTACAAGAACCATCACTGAAGCGCAGTTAAAAAAATCAGGCTTTGAAGTAGAGAGCTTTGAAGATCTGGAGTCTGTGCTGGATATGAAAGCAGAAGTTTATGATCTGATTATCTCTGACAGAAATATTCATGGAATAGATGTGGAGGAGGCCATTCTTTCGTTTAGGCAAAGGGCTGATGTGCCTTTGGTTATCCTGAGCCAAAATGATAAGCAGGGAGATATGGCAGATCTCTATCTAAAAAAGCCACTCAATGCTGATAAAATAGAGCAACTTTCGAAGTTAATCTCCTCTGATGATGTGAATATTGATCGAGTAAAAGCATTTGCTATGGGCGATAAGCAGCTCATCAGATCTTATATAGACACCTTTACCAGTACCTTTAAAAGTGAGTTGAGTCTGCTAGAAAAAGAGGTGCTCACGGAAGATGCTATTGTACTCAAAAACAGAGCTCATAAAATGCTCTCATCGGTAGCTTATTATGGCAATAAGGAAATAAACAGCATCCTGGAAAAGCTGGAAACTGAAGCTTCACAGATGAGCTCTAAAGAAAGAGAACTGGCAGTAATACAGGTGAAAAATGCCTCTGTGAAACTTATAGAATCTTTGGAAAAGAAAGTATTAACTCTCTAA
- a CDS encoding sigma-54-dependent transcriptional regulator: MTKILIVEDDISFATMLKGFLEKNSFDCQHATDALSALRLLNQSDYDIVISDLKMPDYDGIELLGDIKKKNYRCNVIIMTSYAHIKTAVQAIKLGAFEYIAKPINPDELLSVIKKAISSKEERVQAPQKKAKRSSFEFVEGQSEPFKQVLNHLDLVAATDMSVLILGESGTGKEYIAKRIHQQSKRKGKPFVSIDCGALSENLAASELFGHVKGAFTGAVNDKDGQFKLANGGTLFLDEIGNLSYEVQVKLLRVLQERKVRKLGGNTDVDVDVRLITATNEDLKTAAGENKFREDLYHRINEFMINLPPLRERKDDIMIYANYFLNRANEELERNVEGFSKLAEERFIHYGWPGNLRELKNVIRRSVLLETEDQLTTENLPDVMFEEPVQQVMSDDSPKDLKSIASENEKQLIARTLEEVKYNKSKAARILNIDRSTLYNKIRKYSLES; encoded by the coding sequence ATGACCAAGATACTAATAGTAGAGGATGATATCTCTTTTGCCACTATGCTTAAGGGATTTCTGGAGAAAAATAGCTTTGATTGCCAGCACGCCACAGATGCACTAAGTGCGCTTAGATTACTAAACCAAAGTGATTATGATATTGTAATTTCTGACCTTAAAATGCCTGATTATGACGGCATTGAGCTACTGGGTGATATTAAGAAAAAGAATTACAGGTGCAATGTAATTATTATGACCAGCTATGCCCACATAAAAACGGCAGTGCAGGCGATAAAATTAGGTGCCTTTGAATATATAGCTAAGCCCATCAACCCTGATGAGCTCCTTTCAGTAATAAAAAAAGCCATTTCTAGCAAAGAGGAGCGTGTACAAGCGCCTCAGAAAAAAGCTAAAAGGTCATCATTTGAGTTTGTAGAAGGTCAAAGTGAGCCTTTTAAGCAAGTACTCAACCACCTTGACTTGGTAGCCGCCACTGATATGTCTGTTTTAATTTTAGGAGAAAGCGGTACCGGTAAAGAATACATAGCCAAGAGAATCCACCAGCAGAGCAAAAGAAAGGGTAAACCTTTTGTTTCTATAGATTGTGGTGCCTTATCTGAAAACCTGGCGGCCAGTGAACTATTTGGTCATGTAAAAGGAGCTTTTACAGGAGCAGTAAATGATAAAGACGGGCAATTTAAGCTAGCCAACGGAGGCACCTTGTTTCTAGATGAAATTGGCAATTTGTCATATGAGGTACAAGTAAAACTTCTTCGTGTGCTGCAAGAACGAAAAGTAAGAAAACTGGGTGGCAATACAGATGTAGATGTGGATGTAAGGCTCATTACGGCTACTAACGAAGACCTTAAAACAGCTGCTGGAGAGAATAAATTTAGAGAAGATTTATACCACCGAATCAATGAATTCATGATTAACCTGCCTCCATTAAGGGAAAGGAAAGATGACATCATGATATACGCCAACTACTTTCTGAATAGAGCCAATGAAGAATTGGAGAGAAATGTTGAAGGTTTTAGCAAGCTGGCAGAAGAAAGGTTTATCCATTATGGCTGGCCGGGAAATCTTCGTGAGCTAAAAAACGTAATCCGTAGGTCTGTGCTTTTGGAAACTGAAGATCAGCTCACCACTGAAAACCTGCCTGATGTTATGTTTGAAGAACCCGTACAGCAGGTGATGTCAGACGATTCGCCTAAAGATTTGAAAAGCATAGCTTCTGAAAACGAAAAACAGCTGATAGCCAGAACTTTAGAAGAAGTAAAATACAATAAATCGAAGGCAGCCAGAATATTAAACATTGATAGGTCTACCCTTTACAACAAGATAAGAAAATACTCTTTAGAGAGTTAA
- the lpdA gene encoding dihydrolipoyl dehydrogenase: MSKKYDLLVLGSGPGGYVAAIRASQLGLKVGVIEKEALGGICLNWGCIPTKALLKSANVFEYISHSEDYGITVKDAKADLSAMVKRSRGVADGMSKGIQFLFKKNKIDAIMGFGKLVAGKKVEVKGEDGKVETYSADHIIVATGGRSRELPAMPIDNEKIIGYRKALVLDKLPKKMVVVGSGAIGVEFAYFYNTIGVEVTIVEYLPNIVPLEDEEVSKTLARSFKKSGIKIMTESEVTNVDTKGKGCKVIVKTKKGEEIIDCDVVLSAVGISTNLDGIGLEDVGVATDRGKIIVDDYYKTNIPGVYAIGDIVHGPALAHVASAEGIICVEKIAGQSPEPLDYGNIPGCTYCSPEVASVGYTEASAKEAGYEVKVGKFPFSASGKASAAGAKDGFVKVIFDAKYGEFLGAHMIGSNVTEMIAEVVAARKLETTGHEIIKTVHPHPTMSEAVMEAAAAAYDEVIHI, from the coding sequence ATGTCAAAAAAATATGATCTTTTGGTTTTAGGTAGTGGCCCTGGAGGTTACGTAGCAGCTATTAGAGCGTCTCAGCTGGGGCTTAAAGTAGGTGTAATTGAAAAAGAAGCTCTTGGTGGTATTTGCCTTAACTGGGGATGTATCCCTACAAAAGCTCTTTTAAAAAGTGCCAATGTTTTTGAATATATATCGCATTCTGAAGATTACGGTATTACTGTAAAAGATGCTAAGGCTGATCTTTCTGCTATGGTGAAAAGAAGCCGTGGTGTAGCTGATGGTATGAGTAAGGGTATTCAATTTTTATTTAAAAAGAATAAGATTGATGCTATTATGGGATTTGGTAAGCTGGTAGCTGGTAAGAAGGTAGAAGTGAAAGGTGAAGACGGTAAAGTTGAAACTTACAGCGCAGACCATATTATAGTAGCTACAGGAGGTAGATCACGAGAGCTACCTGCAATGCCTATTGATAACGAAAAAATTATTGGTTATAGAAAAGCTTTAGTACTAGACAAACTGCCTAAGAAAATGGTAGTAGTAGGTTCTGGTGCTATCGGTGTAGAGTTTGCTTATTTCTATAATACTATTGGTGTAGAAGTAACTATTGTTGAGTACTTGCCAAACATAGTGCCTTTAGAAGATGAAGAGGTTTCTAAAACATTAGCTAGAAGCTTCAAGAAATCGGGCATTAAAATTATGACTGAGTCTGAAGTGACTAATGTAGACACTAAAGGAAAAGGTTGTAAAGTGATTGTTAAAACCAAGAAGGGTGAAGAGATTATTGATTGTGATGTAGTACTTTCTGCAGTAGGTATCTCTACTAACCTTGACGGAATTGGTTTAGAAGATGTAGGTGTAGCTACAGATAGAGGTAAGATCATTGTAGATGATTATTACAAAACAAACATACCTGGCGTTTATGCTATTGGTGATATCGTTCACGGACCAGCACTTGCTCACGTAGCATCTGCAGAAGGTATTATCTGTGTAGAGAAAATAGCAGGTCAGTCTCCTGAGCCATTAGATTATGGAAACATCCCAGGATGTACTTACTGTAGCCCAGAAGTAGCTTCTGTAGGATATACTGAAGCTTCTGCTAAAGAGGCCGGTTACGAAGTGAAAGTAGGTAAATTCCCATTCTCAGCTTCTGGTAAAGCTAGTGCTGCCGGTGCTAAAGATGGTTTCGTAAAAGTAATTTTCGATGCTAAGTATGGCGAATTCCTTGGTGCTCACATGATTGGTAGTAACGTTACAGAGATGATTGCCGAAGTAGTAGCAGCTCGTAAGCTAGAAACTACAGGCCATGAAATCATTAAAACTGTACACCCTCACCCAACTATGTCAGAGGCTGTTATGGAAGCTGCGGCAGCTGCTTATGATGAAGTGATCCACATATAA
- a CDS encoding RNA polymerase sigma factor gives MSPTLQGHIDQSELAMLLKRKDETAMEYLYNNYSQALYGIILRIVTDEKVAEEVTQDAFIKIWDKIDAYDATKGRLFTWMLNLSRNLAIDKLRSKEIKRVQKTDELSNSVYDVERQNLIHQDIDGIGVKKFLDKLRDEERLIVELIYFKGYTQSEVSKEKDIPLGTVKTRLRMALINLRKELGVG, from the coding sequence ATGTCTCCCACCCTACAAGGCCATATAGACCAGTCTGAGCTAGCCATGCTTCTGAAAAGAAAGGATGAAACGGCTATGGAATATTTGTACAATAATTATTCCCAGGCACTTTATGGTATCATCTTAAGGATCGTAACTGACGAGAAAGTAGCTGAAGAAGTAACTCAAGATGCCTTTATAAAGATATGGGATAAGATAGATGCGTATGATGCTACAAAAGGTCGATTGTTCACCTGGATGCTTAATCTGAGCAGAAATTTGGCAATCGATAAACTCCGCTCCAAAGAAATAAAGAGAGTACAAAAAACTGATGAGTTATCTAATAGCGTATATGATGTTGAGAGACAAAATCTCATCCATCAGGATATTGATGGCATAGGCGTTAAAAAGTTTTTAGATAAACTGAGAGATGAAGAAAGACTCATTGTAGAGCTTATTTATTTCAAGGGCTATACACAATCGGAGGTGTCCAAGGAAAAGGATATCCCATTAGGTACAGTAAAAACACGCCTCAGAATGGCTTTAATTAATTTAAGAAAGGAGTTAGGTGTAGGGTGA